The proteins below come from a single Megalops cyprinoides isolate fMegCyp1 chromosome 5, fMegCyp1.pri, whole genome shotgun sequence genomic window:
- the ube2r2 gene encoding ubiquitin-conjugating enzyme E2 R2, with product MAQQQMPSSQKALMLELKSLQEEPVEGFRITLVEESDLYNWEVAIFGPPNTLYEGGYFKAHIKFPIDYPYSPPTFRFLTKMWHPNIYENGDVCISILHPPVDDPQSGELPSERWNPTQNVRTILLSVISLLNEPNTFSPANVDASVMFRKWRDSKGKDKEYAEIIRKQVLSTKAEAERDGVKVPTTLAEYCIQTKVPSHDSSSDLLYDDLYDDDIEEEEEDDDDAEAGGMGGETGGDCYDDEEDSGNEES from the exons ATGGCGCAGCAACAGATGCCCAGCTCACAGAAGGCCCTCATGCTGGAGCTGAAGTCCCTGCAGGAGGAGCCGGTGGAGGGCTTCCGCATCACGCTGGTGGAGGAGTCGGACCTGTACAACTGGGAGGTGGCCATCTTCGGACCGCCCAACACGCTCTACGAGGGGGGCTACTTCAAG gcCCACATCAAGTTTCCCATCGACTACCCCTACTCCCCACCCACTTTCAGATTCCTCACCAAGATGTGGCACCCCAACATTTATGAG AACGGAGATGTGTGCATTTCGATTCTGCACCCCCCTGTGGACGACCCGCAGAGCGGAGAACTGCCCTCGGAGAGGTGGAACCCCACCCAGAATGTCAG GACCATCCTGCTGAGCGTCATCTCCCTACTGAATGAGCCCAACACCTTCTCCCCGGCCAACGTGGACGCCTCCGTCATGTTCCGCAAGTGGAGGGACAGCAAAGGGAAGGACAAGGAGTACGCCGAGATCATCAG GAAGCAGGTGCTGTCGACGAAGGCCGAGGCAGAGCGGGACGGGGTGAAGGTGCCCACCACGCTAGCCGAGTACTGCATCCAGACCAAAGTGCCTTCCCACGACAGCAGCTCCGACCTGCTGTACGATGACCTGTACGACGACGAcattgaggaggaggaggaggacgacgacGACGCCGAGGCGGGCGGGATGGGCGGCGAGACCGGCGGCGACTGCTACGACGACGAGGAAGACTCGGGCAACGAGGAGTCCTGA
- the rfesd gene encoding Rieske domain-containing protein → MSAEESGEEPYFIGRKEDIIQAKRVTKFLNGRDILVVHHDGKFYAMDEHCYHAGSSLENGDIEEFNNKLCIVCPKHKYKITLAEGEGIYKATNPKEKNSAARWFSKGIKQRVHTVMEVNGDIFVKISEVCRFIESDYYQTEEFRQEKSACVSDESQS, encoded by the exons ATGTCTGCTGAGGAGAGCGGAGAGGAGCCATACTTCATCGGGAGGAAGGAGGATATTATCCAGGCCAAGCGAGTGACAAAGTTTTTGAATGGAAGGGATATCCTGGTTGTCCACCATGATGGAAAGTTCTACGCCATGGACGAACACTGCTATC ATGCTGGAAGTTCCTTAGAAAATGGAGATATTGAG gAATTCAACAACaaattgtgcattgtgtgtccCAAGCACAAGTACAAGATCACActggcagagggggagggcaTATACAAAGCTACAAACCCCAAAGAAAAGAACTCTGCTGCCAGGTGGTTCTCCAAGGGGATAAAGCAGAGGGTCCACACAGTGATGGAGGTCAACGGAGACATCTTTGTCAAGATATCTGAAGTGTGCAGGTTTATTGAGTCCGACTACTACCAGACTGAGGAGTTCCGGCAAGAAAAAAGTGCATGTGTTTCTGATGAGTCTCAGAGCTGA
- the nudt2 gene encoding LOW QUALITY PROTEIN: bis(5'-nucleosyl)-tetraphosphatase [asymmetrical] (The sequence of the model RefSeq protein was modified relative to this genomic sequence to represent the inferred CDS: substituted 1 base at 1 genomic stop codon), with the protein MNSDAQEICFRINLTIRTKTSSVAFSFCTLYSTLALRACGLIFRRLIQSPPSDSIQYLLLQTSYGEHHCTLPKGHVDLGXEDMTTALRETQEEAGLGGEQLRIVDGFLSELRYEVRGRRKVVLYWLAELKDPGTAVTLSEEHQDYRWVGLDEACTLARYKDLQDALREAHRFLMAGERK; encoded by the exons ATGAACTCTGATGCACAGGAAATATGCTTCAGAATAAACCTGACTATCAGAACTAAAACATCCAGTGTTGCGTTTTCTTTCTGCACTCTGTACAG CACACTGGCTCTGCGGGCGTGTGGACTCATATTCCGGAGGCTGATTCAGTCTCCTCCCTCAGACAGCATCCAGtacctcctcctccagaccTCATATGGTGAGCACCACTGCACTCTGCCAAAAG GTCATGTTGACCTGGGCTAGGAAGACATGACCACCGCCCTCCGGGAGACCCAGGAGGAGGCAGGGTTGGGTGGGGAGCAGCTGAGGATTGTGGATGGCTTCCTGAGTGAGCTTCGGTACGAGGTGCGGGGCAGGCGGAAGGTGGTTCTGTACTGGCTGGCTGAGCTGAAGGACCCCGGGACAGCGGTCACCCTGTCGGAGGAGCACCAGGATTACCGCTGGGTCGGTCTGGACGAGGCGTGCACGCTGGCCAGGTACAAAGACCTGCAGGACGCCCTGCGAGAAGCACACCGCTTCCTGatggcaggagagagaaagtga